The window CACCGGGTGGCGCTCCTCCGGCGGTGTGGTGATCGTCGACATCTCGCGGATGCCGGTGACCGCCATCTCCAGGGTGCGCGGGATCGGGGTCGCCGACATCGTCAGCACGTCCACGTTCGCGCGCAGCTTCTTCAGCTGCTCCTTGTGCTCGACGCCGAAGCGCTGCTCCTCGTCGACGATGACCAGACCCAGGTCCTTGAATTTGGTCTCGGCGGAGAAGAGGCGGTGGGTGCCGATGACGATGTCGACCGCGCCCTCGCGCAGCCCCTCCAGGGTGCCCTTGGCCTCGGTGTCCGTCTGGAAGCGGGACAGGGCCCGCACGTTGACCGGGAACTGCGAGTACCGCTCGCTGAACGTGCCGAAGTGCTGCTGCACCAGGAGGGTCGTGGGCACGAGCACGGCGACCTGCTTGCCGTCCTGGACGGCCTTGAAGGCGGCCCGGACCGCGATCTCCGTCTTGCCGTAGCCGACGTCGCCGCAGATCAGGCGGTCCATGGGGACCGTCTTCTCCATGTCCTCCTTGACCTCGGCGATCGTCGTCAGCTGGTCGGGCGTCTCCGCGTACGGGAAGGCGTCCTCCAGTTCACGCTGCCACGGGGTGTCCGCCCCGAACGCGTGGCCGGGCGCCGCCATCCGGGCGCTGTAGAGCTTGATGAGGTCGGCGGCGATCTCCTTGACCGCCTTCTTCGCGCGCGCCTTCGTCTTCGTCCAGTCTGCGCCGCCGAGGCGGTGCAGGGTCGGGGCCTCGCCACCGACGTACTTGGTGATCTGTTCGAGCTGGTCGGTGGGGATGTAGAGGCGGTCGCCGGGCTGGCCGCGCTTGGCGGGGGCGTACTCGACGACCAGGTACTCGCGGGTCGCGCCCTGCACGGTCCGCTGGACCATCTCGATGTAGCGGCCGACGCCGTGCTGCTCGTGGACGATGTAGTCGCCCGCCTCCAGGGTGAGCGGGTCGATGGTCTTGCGGCGGCGGGCGGGCATCCGGGCGCCGTCCTTGCCGGCCGCCTTCTGGCCGGTGAGGTCGGTCTCGGTGAGGACCGCGAGCTTGAGGACGGGGTCGATGAAGCCGTAGTCGATCGAGCCGCAGGCGACATGCACGACCGAGGGGGCGATCCGGCCCAGCTCGGCCTCCAGCCGGGCCGGGATGCCCTCGCCGCCGAGCACCTCGACCGTGCGGGCGGCCGGGCCGTGGGCCTCGGTCACGAACACCGTGCGCCAGCCGTCGGCGAGCCAGCCCTTGGTGTCCGCGAGCGCCTTGGCGGTGTCGCCGCGGTAGGTCTCGGGGGCGTGCATGCCGAGCTTGAGGGTGTCCGCCTCCAGCTCCTCGTCGGCCGCGAACGGCGACACCGACCACCACATCATGTCCAGCTCACGGGCCCGGTCGCGGACGTCCGCGAGGGACCGCAGGGAGGCCGCGCCGACGTCGATCGGCGCCTCGCCGCCACCGGCGGTCGCCGCCCAGGACGCCTGGAGGAACTCCTGCGAGGTGGCCACCAGGTCGGCCGCCCGCGTCCGCACCCGCTCCGGGTCGCACACGATGGCCATCGAGCCCTTCGGCAGGACGTCGATCAGCAGTTCCATGTCGTCGACGAGGACCGGAGCAAGGGATTCCATGCCCTCGACCGCGATGCCCTCGGCGATCTTGTTGAGGAGTTCGCCCAGCTCCGGGTGGCGCTCGGCCAGCACCCGCGCCCGCTCCCGGACCTCGTCCGTCAGCAGCAGCTCACGGCACGGCGGCGCCCACAGACCGTGCTCGGCGACCTCCAGGGAGCGCTGGTCGGCGACCTTGAAGTACCGGATCTCCTCGACGTCGTCGCCCCAGAACTCCACCCGCAGGGGGTGCTCCTCGGTCGGCGGGAAGACGTCCAGGATGCCGCCGCGTACGGCGAACTCGCCGCGCTTCTCGACCAGCTCCACGCGGGAGTACGCGGCTGCCGCGAGCGCCTCGACCGTACGGTTCAGGTCGGCCGTCCCGCCCGAGCGCAGGGCGACCGGCTCCAGGTCGCCCAGGCCCTTGACCTGCGGCTGGAGGACCGAGCGGACGGGCGCGACGACGACCGAGACCGGGCCGGTCTCCGGGTCGTCGGGGCGCGGATGCGTCAGGCGGCGCAGCACGGCGAGGCGGCGGCC is drawn from Streptomyces bottropensis ATCC 25435 and contains these coding sequences:
- the mfd gene encoding transcription-repair coupling factor, producing the protein MSLHGLLDAVVKDAPLAEAIRAASDGHRTHIDLVGPPAARPFAVAALARDAGRPVLVVTATGREAEDLAAALRSLLPPDGVVEYPAWETLPHERLSPRSDTVGRRLAVLRRLTHPRPDDPETGPVSVVVAPVRSVLQPQVKGLGDLEPVALRSGGTADLNRTVEALAAAAYSRVELVEKRGEFAVRGGILDVFPPTEEHPLRVEFWGDDVEEIRYFKVADQRSLEVAEHGLWAPPCRELLLTDEVRERARVLAERHPELGELLNKIAEGIAVEGMESLAPVLVDDMELLIDVLPKGSMAIVCDPERVRTRAADLVATSQEFLQASWAATAGGGEAPIDVGAASLRSLADVRDRARELDMMWWSVSPFAADEELEADTLKLGMHAPETYRGDTAKALADTKGWLADGWRTVFVTEAHGPAARTVEVLGGEGIPARLEAELGRIAPSVVHVACGSIDYGFIDPVLKLAVLTETDLTGQKAAGKDGARMPARRRKTIDPLTLEAGDYIVHEQHGVGRYIEMVQRTVQGATREYLVVEYAPAKRGQPGDRLYIPTDQLEQITKYVGGEAPTLHRLGGADWTKTKARAKKAVKEIAADLIKLYSARMAAPGHAFGADTPWQRELEDAFPYAETPDQLTTIAEVKEDMEKTVPMDRLICGDVGYGKTEIAVRAAFKAVQDGKQVAVLVPTTLLVQQHFGTFSERYSQFPVNVRALSRFQTDTEAKGTLEGLREGAVDIVIGTHRLFSAETKFKDLGLVIVDEEQRFGVEHKEQLKKLRANVDVLTMSATPIPRTLEMAVTGIREMSTITTPPEERHPVLTFVGPYEEKQIGAAVRRELLREGQVFYIHNRVESIDRAAARLREIVPEARIATAHGQMSEQALEQVVVDFWEKKFDVLVSTTIVESGIDISNANTLIVERGDTFGLSQLHQLRGRVGRGRERGYAYFLYPPEKPLTETAHERLATIAQHTEMGAGMYVAMKDLEIRGAGNLLGGEQSGHIAGVGFDLYVRMVGEAVADYRRQLESGGIEEEPPLEVKVELPVDAHVPHDYAPGERLRLQAYRAIASVNTEADIAAVREELVDRYGKLPEPVENLLLVAGLRMLARACGVGEIVLQGTNIRFAPVELRESQELRLKRLYPGTVIKPAAHQVLVPRPKTAKVGGKPLVGRDLLGWTGEFLASILGS